The following coding sequences lie in one Cryomorphaceae bacterium genomic window:
- the rpmB gene encoding 50S ribosomal protein L28 codes for MSRICQITGKKRQVGHKVSHSNVKTKRTFEPNLFTKTYQLPESNKQVTLKVSAAGMRTINKLGIQEALKRAKEKGYYTEK; via the coding sequence ATGTCTCGAATTTGTCAAATCACAGGAAAAAAGCGGCAGGTAGGCCACAAGGTTTCACACTCAAATGTGAAGACCAAGCGTACCTTTGAGCCCAACCTGTTCACAAAAACGTACCAATTGCCGGAGAGCAACAAGCAAGTTACGCTGAAGGTTTCGGCCGCTGGTATGCGCACCATCAATAAATTGGGTATCCAGGAGGCACTCAAGCGCGCCAAAGAAAAAGGCTACTACACCGAAAAATAA
- the rpmG gene encoding 50S ribosomal protein L33, with the protein MAKKGKGNRIQVILECTEHKESGMPGISRYITTKNRKNTPDRMEIKKYNPILKRMTVHKEIK; encoded by the coding sequence ATGGCCAAGAAAGGAAAAGGAAACAGAATTCAGGTTATTCTCGAGTGTACCGAGCACAAGGAAAGTGGCATGCCCGGAATTTCCCGATATATTACCACCAAAAATCGTAAGAACACTCCCGATCGCATGGAGATTAAGAAATACAATCCCATTCTTAAGCGCATGACGGTTCACAAGGAGATTAAATAA
- a CDS encoding DUF4295 domain-containing protein, whose product MAKKTVASLQTGGGKNHTRVIKMVKSPKSGAYAFKEEIVTNDEVNGWFNS is encoded by the coding sequence ATGGCAAAGAAAACAGTAGCAAGTCTGCAAACAGGTGGTGGAAAAAACCACACCCGCGTGATTAAAATGGTGAAGTCTCCCAAATCCGGAGCTTACGCCTTTAAAGAAGAGATTGTAACCAACGACGAAGTAAACGGTTGGTTTAACTCTTAA
- the ftsY gene encoding signal recognition particle-docking protein FtsY — protein sequence MGIFSFFSREKKETLDKGLEKTKENVFSKLARAVAGKAHVDDEVLDNLEEVLVTSDVGVETTLKIIGRIEERVARDKYLGTSELNQILRDEVSSLLTENNNDDAVEFSIPKVDGPYVIMVVGVNGVGKTTTIGKLAHQFKQKGLKVVLGAADTFRAAAVDQLRIWSERVGVPMVQQGMGADPASVAYDTLQSAMASGADVVIVDTAGRLHNKVNLMNELTKIRTVMKKVLPEAPHEVLLVLDGSTGQNAIEQARQFTQATEVSALALTKIDGTAKGGVVIGISDQFKIPVKYIGVGEGIDHLQVFNRREFVDSLFG from the coding sequence ATGGGAATATTCAGCTTTTTTTCGCGGGAAAAGAAAGAGACCCTCGACAAGGGACTCGAGAAAACAAAAGAAAACGTTTTCTCCAAGCTTGCGCGTGCCGTTGCAGGAAAGGCGCACGTAGATGATGAGGTGCTCGACAACCTGGAAGAGGTGTTGGTCACGTCTGATGTGGGCGTTGAAACCACCCTCAAAATTATAGGGCGAATCGAAGAGCGTGTGGCCCGCGACAAATACCTGGGTACATCCGAACTCAACCAGATTCTTCGCGATGAGGTATCGTCGCTGCTAACCGAAAACAACAATGATGACGCCGTAGAATTTTCCATCCCGAAGGTGGATGGCCCATACGTGATTATGGTGGTAGGTGTGAACGGCGTCGGAAAAACCACCACCATTGGTAAGCTGGCGCACCAATTCAAACAAAAAGGATTGAAAGTGGTACTCGGTGCTGCCGATACTTTCAGGGCAGCGGCTGTGGATCAATTGCGCATATGGTCTGAACGCGTTGGGGTTCCTATGGTTCAGCAGGGCATGGGTGCCGATCCGGCTTCGGTTGCATACGATACCCTTCAGTCTGCCATGGCGTCGGGGGCCGATGTGGTGATTGTGGATACCGCCGGCCGTCTGCATAACAAAGTAAACCTCATGAACGAGCTCACCAAGATTCGCACGGTCATGAAAAAAGTGCTGCCAGAAGCACCGCACGAGGTATTGCTTGTGCTGGATGGATCCACCGGCCAAAACGCCATTGAGCAGGCCCGACAGTTTACACAGGCCACCGAGGTAAGTGCCCTGGCTCTCACCAAGATTGACGGAACAGCCAAAGGTGGAGTGGTGATTGGCATTTCCGATCAGTTCAAAATTCCTGTAAAGTACATCGGAGTAGGAGAGGGCATTGACCATCTTCAGGTGTTCAATAGGCGTGAATTTGTGGATTCACTCTTCGGTTAA